From the genome of Colwellia psychrerythraea 34H, one region includes:
- a CDS encoding DUF748 domain-containing protein — MATLLSFFTHKFFKILLALYLGIFLCIWLISSPVAKHFINPILAEHQLQLSDDSSIRFNPFLMRITLSDIDLSSTKSKQQYTVFSLEELTLQVALWQLAFDKIALSEFSLTRGTLKVIQHDDHLIIAGITIPPSTEGEELTKAQINEPATSLPYQLVLPDFLLSQFAIEIEIDSQKLQNKTHHIEIKQLALSQIKATETKQEGHLALTALVDETHLSLTANTQLVSGKGDIHSNLLINNYPIEKLAPYVEQLTELKGSLSFTSQQTVTLAEQGINLKVQKASLTLQDLLLGLAEQNFTLQTLQHNFSDVAVHLQDNKITHLAGNSNIKLTDAILSQNESKATITAFKQLSLDDINFVLDDEPSIDITDIVMDDLLFSKKAALADAVAQKAIDRINKLSDEDGLDIAAAAIVKLPPVLQLKQLTVNNIHIHEKSVDINSIIFDTLVGEIIIKENKDIANLILLDDKASEQSATQSNVTEEVAAIESEIKLQEAEAKHDGFVFSFKELRFINENSFAFTDFSVDPIYQRTLFLDTLDVGALSNRKEKKQQQTPYTLVGRSNKYANFNLTGYLQPFSKLATYHIEGDFKEFSLPAISSYLKASTGIEVKTGQLNTALDLSLAGDEVEGNIIVLLQALETSLVDSEEAGNLIDQGALPLNMAMGMLKDGDGNVELDVPLSGSISDPNFGLSSIVTLITKKAILSATQDYLMTTFVPYANIVSIAITAGEFALKLRFDDLEYQVKQVEPDDHQNAYLTDFIALMQDKEDTRVTICAISTPADIGLKAGVSVEDKADIKQLLDIGEQREHAFKDHLIEQGKIDSSRILFCKPQIDISEGAMPRIGISV; from the coding sequence ATGGCAACCCTGCTATCTTTTTTTACTCATAAATTTTTTAAAATATTGTTAGCTTTATACTTGGGCATATTTTTATGTATTTGGCTTATTTCGTCACCGGTCGCAAAACACTTTATCAACCCAATTTTAGCTGAGCACCAATTACAGTTATCTGATGACTCAAGTATTCGATTTAATCCCTTTTTAATGCGTATCACCCTTAGTGATATAGACTTATCAAGTACAAAAAGCAAGCAGCAATACACTGTATTTTCCTTAGAAGAATTAACGTTACAAGTCGCTTTATGGCAATTAGCGTTTGATAAAATTGCATTGAGTGAATTTTCACTTACCCGAGGTACATTAAAAGTCATTCAGCATGATGACCACCTGATCATTGCCGGCATAACAATTCCTCCTTCAACGGAAGGTGAAGAGCTTACTAAGGCGCAAATTAACGAGCCAGCCACAAGCCTTCCTTATCAGCTAGTGTTACCTGATTTTCTCTTAAGCCAATTTGCTATTGAAATAGAAATAGATAGTCAAAAACTGCAGAATAAAACTCACCACATAGAGATTAAACAACTCGCATTAAGTCAAATAAAAGCAACAGAGACAAAGCAAGAAGGTCATTTAGCCTTGACCGCTTTAGTTGATGAAACTCATTTGTCTCTTACAGCGAATACGCAATTAGTATCAGGTAAAGGTGATATCCACAGTAACTTACTTATCAATAATTATCCTATTGAAAAATTAGCACCATATGTTGAACAACTTACTGAATTAAAAGGCTCTCTTTCATTTACTAGTCAACAAACAGTAACCCTTGCTGAACAAGGTATTAATTTAAAAGTACAAAAAGCCAGCTTAACGTTGCAAGATTTATTGTTAGGTTTAGCTGAACAGAATTTTACTCTTCAAACCTTACAACATAATTTTTCTGATGTTGCTGTTCACTTACAAGACAACAAAATTACTCATCTAGCAGGTAATAGTAATATAAAGCTGACTGATGCCATTCTTAGCCAAAATGAAAGCAAAGCGACCATTACCGCCTTTAAACAACTTAGTCTAGATGACATCAATTTTGTGTTGGATGATGAGCCCAGTATTGATATTACCGATATAGTAATGGATGACTTACTGTTCTCTAAAAAAGCAGCTCTAGCTGATGCTGTAGCCCAAAAAGCAATTGATAGAATTAATAAACTTTCTGATGAAGATGGTCTTGATATCGCTGCTGCTGCAATTGTGAAACTACCGCCGGTTTTGCAATTGAAACAATTAACGGTAAATAACATACATATCCACGAAAAAAGTGTTGATATCAATAGTATTATTTTTGATACCTTAGTTGGTGAGATTATTATTAAGGAAAACAAAGATATTGCTAACTTGATTCTTTTGGATGATAAAGCAAGTGAACAAAGCGCTACCCAATCGAATGTTACTGAGGAAGTCGCTGCTATTGAATCAGAAATCAAATTACAAGAAGCAGAAGCGAAGCATGATGGTTTTGTTTTCAGCTTCAAAGAACTTCGTTTTATTAATGAAAATTCTTTTGCTTTTACTGACTTTAGTGTTGATCCAATCTATCAACGAACTTTATTTCTAGACACCTTAGATGTCGGAGCTTTAAGCAATAGAAAAGAGAAAAAACAACAGCAAACCCCTTATACCCTCGTGGGTCGTAGTAATAAGTACGCTAACTTCAATTTGACGGGTTATTTACAACCTTTTTCAAAACTTGCCACTTATCATATTGAAGGGGATTTCAAAGAATTTTCATTGCCTGCTATTTCGTCGTATCTAAAAGCGTCAACCGGTATTGAAGTGAAAACAGGCCAGCTCAATACCGCTTTAGATCTAAGCCTTGCTGGTGATGAAGTTGAGGGAAATATAATTGTGCTGCTACAAGCGCTAGAAACAAGCTTAGTTGATAGTGAAGAAGCGGGTAATCTAATTGATCAAGGTGCATTACCTTTAAACATGGCAATGGGCATGCTAAAAGATGGTGATGGTAATGTAGAACTTGATGTCCCATTAAGTGGCTCTATCTCAGATCCAAATTTTGGTTTGAGTAGTATTGTTACCTTAATTACCAAAAAAGCCATTTTGTCTGCAACACAAGATTATTTAATGACCACTTTTGTCCCGTATGCCAATATAGTCTCTATTGCGATAACGGCGGGTGAATTTGCCTTAAAGTTACGCTTTGATGATTTAGAATACCAAGTAAAGCAAGTTGAGCCCGATGACCACCAAAACGCCTACTTAACTGACTTCATTGCCTTGATGCAAGACAAAGAAGATACCCGTGTCACGATTTGTGCTATCAGCACCCCAGCTGATATAGGCCTAAAAGCCGGAGTTTCTGTAGAAGACAAAGCTGATATTAAACAACTACTCGACATTGGCGAGCAACGTGAACATGCCTTTAAAGATCATTTAATTGAACAAGGTAAAATTGATTCATCACGTATTTTATTCTGTAAGCCTCAGATAGACATCAGCGAAGGCGCAATGCCACGTATTGGAATATCAGTCTAA
- a CDS encoding VOC family protein: protein MKRLSQFLIPLLLPLLLNSYATSAAEVETSDQKIVENQHGKLVWADLYTGDVEASLKFYHDTFGWTVKEFAKEQAKYHLLYDNGQAVAGVLERDSKRNKTDNALWVGSIDTDNVSSRSALAAKNNATIILAPHDFTLYGKRSVLADPQGGVIALLELDLTNKNHKKISNKWDWAQLFSTNTKQAALFYQDTFGYTLEPINAKKESFFLIQAEMVQASIVKLPDSFEQRDRWVNFIEVNDLSTILSKATSNGATIIYQPENRGLAIIADPNGALLGLTQQESE from the coding sequence ATGAAAAGGTTAAGCCAATTTTTAATACCACTATTGTTACCATTACTGTTAAATAGTTATGCTACGTCAGCAGCAGAAGTAGAAACAAGCGACCAAAAAATAGTAGAAAATCAGCACGGAAAATTAGTTTGGGCTGACCTATACACCGGAGATGTAGAAGCTTCACTTAAATTTTATCACGACACTTTTGGCTGGACAGTTAAAGAATTCGCTAAAGAGCAGGCAAAATATCATTTACTGTACGATAATGGCCAAGCCGTTGCCGGTGTACTTGAGCGTGATTCAAAGCGTAACAAAACGGATAATGCCTTATGGGTTGGCAGCATAGATACTGATAATGTTTCGAGTAGAAGTGCACTAGCCGCTAAAAACAATGCCACCATAATATTAGCTCCTCATGACTTTACCCTTTACGGTAAAAGATCGGTTTTAGCTGATCCACAAGGCGGCGTTATTGCCTTGCTTGAGTTAGATCTTACCAACAAAAATCATAAAAAAATAAGTAATAAGTGGGATTGGGCGCAATTGTTTAGTACCAATACCAAACAAGCTGCTTTGTTTTATCAAGACACTTTTGGTTATACTTTAGAGCCAATTAATGCCAAAAAAGAAAGCTTCTTTTTAATTCAAGCAGAAATGGTTCAAGCCAGTATTGTAAAGCTACCCGACTCATTTGAACAAAGAGATCGTTGGGTCAACTTTATTGAAGTTAACGACCTCTCCACTATATTATCAAAAGCCACAAGCAACGGCGCAACTATCATTTATCAACCAGAAAATAGAGGCTTAGCCATCATTGCTGATCCCAATGGCGCATTACTGGGTTTAACACAGCAGGAGAGTGAATAA
- a CDS encoding potassium channel family protein: MTRQDNFIYLTFALILLLLGTSLAQQFFEGSVQRLVQSATIVTLLVAVWGVDSKDFVLRKTFIFPIAILFFSFFSAWLDDAGFDQVYLLLLLSFFISSALRTAKQVLFTGDIDGNKILGAICLYLLMGLIWATLYTLIQLTFPGSFTNINSNNEWFTLFPDFIYFSFVTITTLGFGDISPILPISRFLVYFEAIVGQFYLAILVASLVGSHMSNFGANHNSPQHNSANTSSDKNKRINNSPNDTSSSGS, from the coding sequence ATGACACGCCAAGATAATTTTATTTATCTCACTTTTGCTTTAATTTTATTATTACTTGGCACGTCATTAGCTCAGCAGTTTTTTGAAGGTTCGGTGCAACGTTTAGTGCAATCTGCCACTATAGTGACGCTATTAGTTGCAGTTTGGGGAGTGGATTCAAAAGATTTCGTGCTGCGTAAAACCTTTATTTTTCCCATCGCTATTTTATTCTTTTCTTTTTTTAGTGCATGGCTTGATGATGCTGGCTTTGACCAAGTTTATTTACTGTTGCTGCTGAGTTTCTTTATCTCAAGCGCCCTTCGCACGGCTAAACAGGTATTATTTACCGGTGATATTGATGGTAATAAAATTTTAGGGGCCATTTGTTTGTATTTATTAATGGGGCTAATTTGGGCAACACTGTACACCTTAATACAACTAACTTTCCCTGGTTCATTTACTAACATCAACAGTAACAATGAATGGTTTACCTTATTCCCTGATTTTATCTATTTTTCTTTTGTTACTATTACGACCTTAGGATTTGGTGATATTTCGCCCATTTTACCTATTTCAAGATTTTTAGTTTATTTTGAAGCCATAGTTGGCCAGTTTTATTTAGCGATATTAGTGGCTAGTTTAGTGGGTTCACATATGAGTAATTTCGGTGCAAACCATAATTCACCTCAACATAATTCAGCTAATACAAGTTCAGATAAAAATAAGCGAATAAATAATTCACCTAATGACACCTCCAGTTCAGGTTCTTAG
- a CDS encoding AI-2E family transporter, producing MKNQQELTSDQAFNRRVIDIAIKLAAMAMIILWCFSIIRPFILITIWAAILAVALYPLHEKLTAALKGNKKLASTIVAIVGISIIAIPSINLSSSAIDSAQHVYTGIEEGTLKIPAADESIKEWPLVGEKLFNFWQDASQDIQKVAGQYPEQLKSLSSTLLSAVAGIGGGILQFIVSLIIAVVFMAKSAPLHQGLSKLMRRLMNDFGDRTISTTIATIRSVATGVLGVAVIQSLMSGVGLMIADIPGAGIWAIAVLILAIAQLPPILILGPIAAYYFSVADTTPAIAFLIFSIIVSASDAFLKPLFLGRGMSIPMLVILLGAIGGMLLSGIIGLFVGAVVLALGYELMMDWLSHTPKSEEDNTEAEQSES from the coding sequence ATGAAAAACCAACAAGAGTTAACCAGTGATCAGGCATTTAACCGCCGGGTTATTGATATCGCCATTAAGCTTGCCGCCATGGCGATGATTATCCTATGGTGTTTTTCTATTATTAGGCCTTTCATATTAATTACCATTTGGGCTGCCATTTTAGCCGTTGCTTTATATCCTTTACATGAAAAACTTACTGCTGCACTTAAAGGTAATAAAAAACTCGCTTCAACCATTGTTGCCATTGTCGGGATATCAATTATCGCTATCCCTTCAATTAACCTTTCGTCTTCTGCTATTGATTCTGCCCAGCATGTCTATACAGGAATTGAAGAAGGTACTTTAAAAATACCAGCTGCTGATGAAAGCATTAAAGAATGGCCGCTAGTCGGTGAAAAGCTGTTCAATTTTTGGCAGGATGCTTCTCAAGATATTCAAAAAGTTGCCGGGCAATACCCTGAACAATTAAAATCACTTTCAAGCACTTTATTATCAGCAGTAGCTGGTATTGGTGGCGGTATATTACAGTTTATTGTTTCTTTAATTATTGCGGTAGTGTTTATGGCAAAGTCAGCCCCATTACATCAAGGTTTGAGTAAATTAATGCGCCGCTTGATGAATGACTTTGGCGATAGAACAATTAGTACCACTATTGCCACTATTCGAAGTGTCGCTACGGGTGTACTTGGCGTTGCCGTTATTCAATCACTCATGTCTGGTGTTGGCTTGATGATTGCTGATATTCCTGGCGCAGGTATTTGGGCAATTGCAGTTCTTATATTAGCTATCGCGCAATTACCACCCATTCTAATTTTAGGTCCTATTGCGGCGTATTATTTCTCTGTAGCGGACACCACTCCAGCCATCGCCTTTTTAATCTTTAGTATTATTGTTAGTGCTAGTGATGCTTTCTTAAAACCGCTATTTTTAGGACGCGGTATGAGTATTCCTATGTTAGTCATTTTACTTGGCGCTATTGGTGGCATGCTACTTTCAGGCATTATTGGCTTGTTTGTTGGTGCGGTAGTATTAGCCTTAGGTTATGAGTTAATGATGGATTGGTTAAGCCATACGCCAAAAAGTGAAGAAGACAATACTGAAGCTGAGCAAAGCGAATCTTAA
- a CDS encoding glycoside hydrolase family 3 protein — translation MDNRSSHLPSTFLDKLSSNKRTYLVPSALIMIVSIALSACQSQATEKNMTHNSTSTNTFTPFERKVAQRMSLDIRYFCSDIDGKASVPTSKHCRQVVTELPKELAQMISTSNVGGIVLFAENVQEIAQVVKLTHDIQAAALKSEQGNPLIISIDQEGGRVARFAKMTGFAGNMAIGASYPEHGTHFATQVNAVIAKELKALGINNNYAPVVDVNTNVDNPVINTRSFGESAVQVAELGASAVTAIQAQGVMATLKHFPGHGDTHVDSHLGLPRVDHDRATIDKVDLAPFAWAIDHAKPAMIMTAHIQFPALDNSLFISKSGDKLIRPATMSRKILTNLLREEMEFDGIIATDALDMAGVTHFFTDIEAVVETFVAGADLAVMPFKVRTPNDIDNFYNFIKAVAKALAIRIEHNEYQLTEFEQSIVRLNRYKKQYIEVANESVAQQLLSVNAVIANEKHIITEQALANAAVTLLKNNQLLPLTVTGIKRIHFVVANQQELVALTYATNKVLAQILPASEVEKISISHFIAGNTESDKQMKSLLSEADVVIATVDIKTASLVDLGGMDDLTPSYGSAAQQQKKLTYATLLKQQLTLAGKLGKPSILIAKGSPFLINEYSELADAVLLNFDDRIYESKNQQSISPGFNASMAVVFNERKALGKLPVTLKR, via the coding sequence ATGGATAATCGATCGAGCCACTTACCGAGTACTTTCCTCGATAAATTATCGAGTAATAAGCGAACTTACTTAGTGCCAAGTGCGCTAATAATGATAGTTTCAATTGCGCTTAGCGCTTGTCAAAGTCAGGCAACAGAAAAAAATATGACCCATAACTCCACTAGTACTAATACATTCACTCCATTTGAGCGAAAAGTTGCACAAAGAATGTCGCTCGATATTCGATACTTTTGTTCTGATATAGATGGTAAGGCCAGTGTGCCAACATCAAAACATTGCCGACAAGTAGTGACTGAGCTACCCAAAGAACTTGCGCAGATGATAAGCACAAGTAATGTCGGTGGTATCGTATTATTCGCTGAAAATGTGCAAGAGATAGCGCAAGTGGTGAAGCTAACCCATGATATTCAAGCCGCGGCATTAAAGTCAGAACAAGGAAACCCCTTGATTATCTCAATAGACCAAGAGGGCGGTCGAGTAGCTCGCTTTGCTAAAATGACTGGCTTTGCTGGAAATATGGCTATTGGCGCTAGCTATCCTGAGCATGGTACTCACTTTGCTACGCAAGTTAATGCAGTTATTGCTAAAGAACTAAAAGCCTTAGGTATCAATAATAATTATGCCCCTGTCGTTGATGTAAATACCAATGTTGACAACCCGGTGATTAATACGCGCTCTTTTGGCGAGTCCGCTGTCCAAGTAGCCGAACTTGGTGCTAGTGCGGTAACAGCCATTCAAGCACAAGGCGTGATGGCAACCTTGAAGCATTTTCCTGGTCATGGTGATACGCACGTTGATAGTCACTTAGGTTTACCACGAGTTGATCATGACAGAGCGACTATAGATAAGGTGGATCTTGCACCTTTTGCTTGGGCTATTGATCACGCTAAACCCGCGATGATAATGACGGCTCACATTCAGTTTCCAGCCCTAGATAACAGTTTATTTATCAGTAAAAGTGGCGATAAACTTATTCGCCCAGCGACCATGTCCCGTAAAATATTAACCAACTTGTTAAGAGAAGAGATGGAGTTTGATGGCATTATTGCGACGGATGCTCTTGATATGGCGGGTGTTACTCACTTTTTTACTGACATTGAAGCTGTCGTTGAAACCTTTGTGGCAGGTGCAGATCTTGCCGTGATGCCATTTAAGGTTCGAACACCAAATGATATCGACAATTTTTATAACTTTATAAAAGCAGTGGCCAAGGCCTTAGCAATACGCATTGAGCACAATGAATATCAGTTAACTGAGTTTGAACAATCGATAGTGAGATTAAACCGATATAAGAAACAATATATTGAAGTGGCCAATGAATCAGTAGCACAACAACTGCTCTCGGTTAATGCTGTTATTGCTAATGAAAAGCATATTATTACAGAGCAAGCGCTTGCCAATGCCGCGGTAACATTATTGAAAAATAACCAGTTGTTACCTCTTACTGTAACAGGTATTAAACGAATACATTTTGTTGTCGCAAATCAGCAAGAACTGGTGGCGTTAACTTATGCGACTAATAAGGTATTAGCGCAAATATTGCCAGCAAGTGAGGTTGAAAAAATTAGCATTAGCCACTTTATTGCCGGTAATACCGAGTCGGATAAACAAATGAAGTCGCTGCTAAGTGAAGCGGATGTCGTCATTGCTACTGTTGATATTAAAACGGCCAGTTTAGTTGATTTAGGCGGTATGGATGATTTAACGCCAAGTTATGGTAGTGCTGCTCAGCAACAGAAAAAACTGACCTATGCAACGTTATTAAAACAGCAACTTACGCTAGCGGGAAAGCTAGGAAAGCCTTCTATACTTATTGCTAAAGGTTCTCCCTTTTTAATAAATGAGTACAGTGAACTAGCCGATGCAGTGTTGTTAAACTTTGACGATAGAATCTATGAGAGTAAAAATCAGCAAAGTATAAGCCCAGGGTTTAATGCCAGCATGGCAGTTGTTTTCAATGAAAGAAAGGCTTTAGGTAAACTACCTGTAACGTTGAAAAGGTAA
- the elbB gene encoding isoprenoid biosynthesis glyoxalase ElbB: MKNIAVILSGCGVYDGSEIQEAVITLLAIAQQGATYRCFAPNIAQHHVINHLTGEVSEEESRNVLVEAARIGRGDVEDLIELNEKEFDAIIFVGGFGAAKNLSSFALDNDNYSVNEQVLTAAKAFAKVEKPAGFMCIAPALLPLIYPAGVKGTIGKDNATAKLISAKGLTHIDCDVTDVVVDEAHKIVTTPAYMLAESISEAAVGINKLVKYVLAFSK; this comes from the coding sequence ATGAAAAATATAGCAGTTATTCTAAGTGGTTGTGGTGTTTATGATGGCAGTGAAATTCAAGAAGCAGTCATTACGTTATTAGCGATAGCTCAGCAAGGCGCCACTTATCGCTGCTTTGCACCTAATATAGCTCAGCACCATGTTATTAATCATCTCACGGGTGAAGTGAGCGAAGAGGAAAGCCGTAATGTACTTGTTGAAGCCGCGCGTATTGGTCGTGGCGATGTAGAAGATTTAATAGAACTGAATGAAAAAGAATTTGATGCCATCATATTTGTCGGTGGTTTTGGCGCAGCAAAGAACTTAAGTAGTTTTGCGTTAGACAACGATAATTATAGTGTTAACGAACAAGTATTAACCGCAGCTAAAGCTTTTGCCAAAGTAGAAAAACCAGCAGGCTTTATGTGTATTGCTCCTGCTTTATTACCGCTTATTTATCCCGCAGGCGTAAAAGGCACTATTGGCAAAGATAACGCAACGGCGAAATTAATTTCAGCCAAAGGTTTAACGCATATTGATTGTGATGTTACTGACGTAGTTGTGGATGAAGCACATAAAATTGTGACAACACCAGCCTATATGCTTGCTGAATCGATCAGTGAAGCGGCAGTGGGTATCAATAAACTAGTAAAATATGTTCTTGCTTTTAGTAAGTAG
- a CDS encoding Bcr/CflA family efflux MFS transporter codes for MTATNNNTSSNNAVIKHGDTLTPSAQLKVSLKLLLPLLASILAVSPLAVDMYLPAMPTLAEHLNTPMSMVQNSLSIYLLGYALGLILFGPMADKHPRRNLVLLGIGGFFIASLLLPFVSNIEQFLTVRFFQAFVSSAATVVVPGAVREYYGKDTAKGLSYVSMIMMLAPMIAPSIGSVLLLAHSWQLIFYVLAAYSLIVLVLVSYYLPNASDVTLPEGPVVKKVEMSFIQRYKIVLSNAEARLDIISSMMIALAFFAYITAIPFVYLTIFEVSEYTFSLLFALNILALMTAHFTNTRFVVRKGSRTMLRFGLTLATMAATALMLVNVLALPLIYTVVAIFPLMGSISMIAVNSDALILTKFPAHSGTVTAVIGTLRWGIGALAGPILAFFYDGSAKPFALLMFFAVLVVLSCQLMIWFNNKK; via the coding sequence ATGACAGCGACAAACAATAATACATCAAGTAATAACGCAGTAATAAAGCATGGCGATACGTTGACACCTTCAGCGCAGCTTAAAGTCTCTTTAAAGTTGTTATTACCTTTATTAGCTTCAATATTAGCGGTTTCTCCCTTAGCGGTAGATATGTATTTACCCGCTATGCCAACGTTAGCTGAGCATTTAAATACACCCATGAGCATGGTGCAAAATAGCTTAAGCATTTATTTGTTGGGTTATGCGCTCGGTTTAATATTGTTTGGTCCTATGGCAGATAAACACCCACGTCGGAATCTTGTTTTGTTGGGCATCGGTGGTTTTTTTATTGCCAGCTTATTATTACCTTTTGTGAGCAATATAGAGCAATTTCTTACCGTTAGATTTTTTCAAGCCTTTGTCAGCAGTGCCGCCACCGTAGTTGTTCCGGGGGCCGTGCGTGAATATTACGGTAAAGATACTGCGAAAGGGCTTTCGTATGTCAGCATGATTATGATGTTAGCGCCTATGATAGCGCCGAGCATAGGCAGTGTGCTGTTACTGGCACATAGCTGGCAACTTATCTTTTATGTATTAGCCGCTTACAGCCTCATTGTGCTGGTATTGGTTAGCTACTATTTACCTAATGCAAGCGATGTGACCTTGCCAGAAGGGCCAGTAGTTAAAAAAGTTGAGATGAGCTTTATTCAGCGCTATAAAATAGTGTTAAGCAATGCTGAAGCACGACTAGATATTATTTCATCAATGATGATAGCACTGGCGTTTTTTGCTTATATTACCGCAATTCCTTTTGTCTATTTAACCATCTTTGAAGTATCAGAATATACTTTTAGTTTGTTGTTTGCCTTAAATATATTAGCGTTGATGACGGCGCATTTTACTAATACACGTTTTGTGGTGCGTAAAGGTTCAAGGACGATGTTGCGTTTTGGTTTAACGCTAGCAACAATGGCAGCAACGGCCCTGATGTTGGTAAATGTTTTGGCATTACCGTTAATTTATACCGTTGTGGCTATTTTTCCACTTATGGGGAGTATTTCCATGATAGCGGTAAATAGCGATGCTTTAATTTTAACTAAATTTCCTGCGCATTCAGGGACAGTAACAGCGGTTATTGGTACCCTTCGTTGGGGAATAGGCGCGTTAGCAGGACCCATTTTAGCCTTCTTTTATGATGGCAGTGCAAAGCCATTTGCTTTGTTAATGTTCTTTGCTGTCTTGGTAGTATTAAGCTGTCAGCTAATGATATGGTTTAACAATAAAAAATAG
- a CDS encoding PLP-dependent aminotransferase family protein, with the protein MKLLDKSSSAYLYQQVIDFIEHQKKIGALHPGDKLPSLRKLSRQFDISVPTVKQAYIELERQGQVCAKPQSGYYLQAMQARTLKPRPAKWAQCDPVEVQGRSMIEQVHAAVHLPNTVALGISNPIQAHPPDKALARLMRSVLSKVSEKAVSYGPVTGDAKLRMQLAFRYQDQGVETNPDDIVITNGAQEALSIALQCVAKRGDIIAIESPCFFGMIELIETLGMKALEVYTCTEDGVCVEDLAEAINQHDITACLFSTAINNPLGSMKTDEQRQAMVSLLEQHDIPLIEDEVYSEIYFTDNKPKPAQLYSEKGLVMTCSSFSKTAAPGYRIGWLLPGKFEEQAKRIKRAQSASTPMLQQWTLNEYLLSGDYDRHLCVLRKTLAYNCERMRALIAEHFPPEVCISKPLGGSVLWLRCQSHVKTGEFFQQALTQGVSFAPGAIFSPSGKYQNYMRVSYGVQWGEDVETAVKVLGQLVYEYTSKQKTAQLMEKQ; encoded by the coding sequence ATGAAATTATTAGATAAAAGCTCCTCGGCATATTTGTATCAACAAGTAATTGATTTTATTGAACATCAAAAGAAAATAGGTGCGTTACACCCAGGTGATAAGTTACCTAGTTTACGCAAACTAAGTCGCCAGTTTGATATAAGTGTACCAACGGTTAAGCAAGCTTATATTGAATTAGAACGACAAGGACAAGTCTGTGCCAAGCCACAATCGGGCTATTATTTACAGGCAATGCAAGCACGAACGCTTAAACCAAGACCGGCAAAATGGGCTCAGTGTGATCCGGTGGAAGTGCAAGGTCGCAGTATGATTGAACAAGTCCATGCGGCGGTGCACTTACCTAATACTGTTGCCCTTGGAATTTCAAATCCTATTCAAGCACATCCGCCTGATAAAGCGCTTGCCAGATTAATGCGCTCAGTCTTAAGTAAAGTCTCAGAAAAGGCAGTAAGTTATGGCCCAGTAACGGGCGATGCTAAATTACGCATGCAGCTGGCATTTCGTTATCAAGACCAAGGTGTCGAGACAAATCCTGATGATATTGTCATCACCAATGGCGCGCAAGAAGCACTCTCCATTGCCCTGCAATGTGTAGCGAAACGTGGTGATATTATTGCTATTGAATCTCCGTGCTTTTTCGGCATGATTGAATTGATTGAAACATTAGGTATGAAAGCACTTGAAGTTTATACCTGTACAGAAGACGGTGTTTGTGTCGAAGATTTAGCTGAGGCTATTAATCAGCATGATATCACTGCTTGTTTGTTTTCAACGGCGATAAACAACCCATTAGGTTCGATGAAAACTGATGAACAACGTCAAGCGATGGTTTCTCTATTAGAGCAACATGATATTCCATTGATTGAAGATGAAGTTTATAGCGAGATATACTTTACTGATAACAAGCCAAAACCTGCTCAGTTGTATTCTGAAAAAGGATTAGTGATGACCTGTTCTTCCTTTTCCAAAACAGCAGCACCAGGTTATCGTATTGGCTGGTTATTACCGGGTAAGTTCGAAGAGCAAGCAAAACGAATTAAGCGGGCACAATCGGCCTCGACACCTATGTTGCAGCAATGGACCTTAAATGAATACTTACTGAGCGGCGATTATGACCGCCACCTTTGTGTATTACGAAAGACGCTGGCATACAATTGTGAGCGAATGCGAGCATTAATTGCCGAACATTTCCCGCCAGAAGTCTGTATTTCAAAACCTTTAGGGGGCAGTGTGCTTTGGCTGCGCTGTCAGTCACATGTAAAAACGGGTGAATTTTTTCAACAGGCGCTAACACAAGGGGTTAGTTTTGCCCCTGGAGCAATTTTTTCTCCATCAGGAAAGTATCAAAATTACATGCGAGTGAGTTATGGCGTGCAATGGGGGGAGGATGTTGAAACGGCCGTTAAGGTATTAGGTCAATTGGTATACGAATATACCAGCAAGCAAAAAACAGCACAATTGATGGAAAAACAATGA